The Homo sapiens chromosome 5, GRCh38.p14 Primary Assembly genome includes a window with the following:
- the TIMD4 gene encoding T-cell immunoglobulin and mucin domain-containing protein 4 isoform X2 — translation MSKEPLILWLMIEFWWLYLTPVTSETVVTEVLGHRVTLPCLYSSWSHNSNSMCWGKDQCPYSGCKEALIRTDGMRVTSRKSAKYRLQGTIPRGDVSLTILNPSESDSGVYCCRIEVPGWFNDVKINVRLNLQRASTTTHRTATTTTRRTTTTSPTTTRQMTTTPAALPTTVVTTPDLTTGTPLQMTTIAVFTTANTCLSLTPSTLPEEATGLLTPEPSKEGPILTAESETVLPSDSWSSVESTSADTVLLTSKESKVWDLPSTSHVSMWKTSDSVSSPQPGEMSSHHVAQAGLKSLGLK, via the exons CACCAGTCACTTCAGAGACTGTTGTGACGGAGGTTTTGGGTCACCGGGTGACTTTGCCCTGTCTGTACTCATCCTGGTCTCACAACAGCAACAGCATGTGCTGGGGGAAAGACCAGTGCCCCTACTCCGGTTGCAAGGAGGCGCTCATCCGCACTGATGGAATGAGGGTGACCTCAAGAAAGTCAGCAAAATATAGACTTCAGGGGACTATCCCGAGAGGTGATGTCTCCTTGACCATCTTAAACCCCAGTGAAAGTGACAGCGGTGTGTACTGCTGCCGCATAGAAGTGCCTGGCTGGTTCAACGATGTAAAGATAAACGTGCGCCTGAATCTACAGAGAG CCTCAACAACCACGCACAGAACAGCAACCACCACCACAcgcagaacaacaacaacaagcccCACCACCACCCGACAAATGACAACAACCCCAGCTGCACTTCCAACAACAGTCGTGACCACACCCGATCTCACAACCGGAACACCACTCCAGATGACAACCATTGCCGTCTTCACAACAGCAAACACGTGCCTTTCACTAACCCCAAGCACCCTTCCGGAGGAAGCCACAGGTCTTCTGACTCCCGAGCCTTCTAAGGAAGGGCCCATCCTCACTGCAG AATCAGAAACTGTCCTCCCCAGTGATTCCTGGAGTAGTGTTGAGTCTACTTCTGCTGACACTGTCCTGCTGACATCCAAAG AGTCCAAAGTTTGGGATCTCCCATCAACATCCCACGTGTCAATGTGGAAAACGAGTGATTCTGTGTCTTCTCCTCAGCCTGGAG agatgagttctcaccatgttgcccaggctggtctcaaatctcttggcctcaagtga